DNA sequence from the Acidobacteriota bacterium genome:
ATTAATGTGGAACATCCGGCCGCGAAGTTTCTGTCTTTGAAAGATTAATCCGCGCTCGCACACGTCCACACGTGCAGGCTTGCGCCCGCCAAATCAACGCTGCTCGTTCAGGCTTTTGTCATAGCTGAAATACTTCACGCTGATCTCATGCAACGGCGCTTTCGCCAACGCCTCGCGCTGCGGGGCGTCCAGGTATAGCAAGATGTATTGCGCGATGTGCGGCTGGGTGAGGCCCTTCTGCGTCTTCAGGTAATTCAAAAAATCGTCGGCGAACCAGTCAAAAATTTTCGAGATGGTCAGCCGCTTGGCCGCCGCGTCATATTGCACGTTGCGTGAATCATTCAGAAAACGTTTGGCCGCCCGTTCCAACACCGCTAATGTTTGGCCCGCTGGAATCGCCCCCTGCCACAAGCCCGGGCAACTGCGCGCCGCGCAATTCAAATAAAAATGCGCGCGCGGGTCTTTGAACTGCGGGCGGATAATCTGATGCTCCAGATACTCTAGCGAAGATTTTTTGCCGCCCATTATGATCTCGTGATTTTTGAACTGCCCGATGAAATTCCACATTTCGTTTTTGGCCGGATAAGCATTGGCCGCGTGATAGAGCACCCAGGCGTTATAGGCGGTCAGGTAATACCGCAGCCGTTCGTCCGGCTCGCTGATTGCCAGCGGGTCAGCCGCGCCCAATTGGTCTACAAAGCCTTTCAACGCCCCGAGTTCTTTTTTCAAACCCGCATAATTGACCAGACCGCGCGCGTCCACATAGGTGCGCAGCAGTCGGTCATACTCGGTGTAATTCTGGGCGCGGGCCACTGGCACGCTAACCAGCAATAAGAACCCGCACAAAACTGCTTGAGTCAATCTGTAAATCATCTATGCTCCTCCTGCAAAATTCGCGGCGGCAAAGATAATGGCCGCGCCTGAAGCATACCGTATCGCAAGCTACGTTGACGACCATCCCATGTGCCTCTCGATTATCATCCCGACGCTCAACGAAGCCGCCATCATTCGCGCCGCCGCCGCCGCGCTCGCCCCCTGGCGCGACCAAATCGAAATCATCATCGTTGACGGCGGCAGCACCGACGAGACCGTCGCCCGCGCACAGGGCTGTGGCTTGTCCGTGCTGACCGCGCCACGTGGACGCGGCACGCAGATGAACGCCGGGGCACAAGTCGCGCGCGGCGACATCCTGCTCTTCCTGCACGCCGACACGCGCTTGCCGGACGAAGCCCCGGCGTTGATCGCAACGGCTCTCGCCGATCCTGCCGTCAACGGCGGCCATTTCAGTTTGCAATTTGACGGCGGCACGCGCGCGGCCCAGTGGCTGACCTGGCTGTATCCTTGCTTGCGGTTGGGCGGGATGTGTTACGGCGATTCGGCCATCTTCGCGCGGCGCGCCGTCTTTGAAAGACTGGGCGGCTATCGCGACATGCCGCTGTTTGAAGACGTGGATTTGTTCAAACGGCTCAAACGCGCGGGCCGCTTTGTGCACTTGCCCGCCCGCGCCACGACTTCCTCACGCCGCTTTGAAGGGAGGTTCGCCCGCACCTTTGCGTTGTGGTCGTGTTTGCAGGTGTTGTATTGGTTAGGGGCACCGCCGCAACGCTTGGCGCAACTTTATCGCGTGGCGCGCTAACTCCGCCGCTACCCGTCGCGAAGTTTTTTTTCAACGCCCGAATTTCTTCGATAAAGATTTTCACGCTGACTTATGCGTAAAGCTGAATTGCTTTTTGCCTTCTCACATTACGGCGCGCTGGCTGGTTTGGCGTTGTGCGCTTACGCCTTCGGACGCCGCGCGTTGCGCCATTTTCAATTTGCGAATGCTGCGGAACGCATCGCCTTTTCAACCACGCTGGGGCTGGGGCTGAGCGCGCAGGGGGTGTTTTTATTGGGCTTGCTGCGCGGGCTTTATCCGGCCTTGTTAACGGGCGCGTTGTTGGCAGGACTGGTTCTTTGTCATTCCGTCTGGCGCACGTGGCTGCGGGAAATCGCGGCTGGCATCAAGCCGCTGGTCGCCAAAGCGTCGTGGCGCTGGCTGGCGTGGCTTGGGCTGGCACTGTTTTTGGGCTGGTGGTTTCAGCAACTCTGGCAGATTCCGTTATATCCGCCCACGGCCTTTGACGCCACGGTCTATCACTTGCCGTTGGCGAAGCTCTATGCGCGTGAACATCAATTGGTTTATGGCACGTATCTGCGCGTGCCAGTGTTTCCGCAAAACGTGGAAATGTTATTTACCCTGGCCTTGTTACTGTATGACGATGTTTTCGCGCAGTTGATTGAGACGTTAATGCTCGGTCTGGTGGCGTGTGGATTATTGGCGTGGGGCAAACGTTTTTTGAGTTTCTCCGCCGGCGTTTGGGCCTGCGCTTACCTGTTATTCAATCCGTTGCTGATCTGGCTGGCGGGTGCGGCCTACATTGATTTGGGCTTGATGGCGTTTTGCTTCCTGGCTTGTTAC
Encoded proteins:
- a CDS encoding DUF547 domain-containing protein, yielding MIYRLTQAVLCGFLLLVSVPVARAQNYTEYDRLLRTYVDARGLVNYAGLKKELGALKGFVDQLGAADPLAISEPDERLRYYLTAYNAWVLYHAANAYPAKNEMWNFIGQFKNHEIIMGGKKSSLEYLEHQIIRPQFKDPRAHFYLNCAARSCPGLWQGAIPAGQTLAVLERAAKRFLNDSRNVQYDAAAKRLTISKIFDWFADDFLNYLKTQKGLTQPHIAQYILLYLDAPQREALAKAPLHEISVKYFSYDKSLNEQR
- a CDS encoding TIGR04283 family arsenosugar biosynthesis glycosyltransferase, which codes for MCLSIIIPTLNEAAIIRAAAAALAPWRDQIEIIIVDGGSTDETVARAQGCGLSVLTAPRGRGTQMNAGAQVARGDILLFLHADTRLPDEAPALIATALADPAVNGGHFSLQFDGGTRAAQWLTWLYPCLRLGGMCYGDSAIFARRAVFERLGGYRDMPLFEDVDLFKRLKRAGRFVHLPARATTSSRRFEGRFARTFALWSCLQVLYWLGAPPQRLAQLYRVAR